The genomic region ATGATACGATCAAAGGAGGGATTGAAAAAACGATCCGTGCAACCGGAACCTACTTCAAGTTAGAAGCAGGAAACAGAAGATTCGACTCCAACGCCTTCGAGGATAAGAGTAACCCTCTTACTTCCAGTTTCGCAGGACTCGCACTTCCTCCTCTTTATACCGGATTTATCACTGCTACAGTTTCCCAAGACCTATTAAAGAACTCATTCGGTTATAAGGGAAGAAACCAGGAAAAGATCCTGGACAACCAAAAAGAAATGGCAAAAAACCAGGTCTCTTTACAGATCTCGGAAGCGATCGTAGGATCTCTTGTGGATTTCTGGGACTACTCAGTTAAATTACAGTCCTTAAAAACATTCCGCAGATTAAAAGAGAACGTAAGCAATATTCGAAATCTTACAGTGCGTAAACAAGGGTTAGGACTTTCAGAAGGATTCGAAGTTAACCAATGGAACGCTCTACTCGCGCAAGCAGATAGCCAATTAGAAACCGCAGTCGTTCAAAAAGACGAAGCAAAAAGAAAATTAGCTCGTACTTTAAAATTAGAGAATGATTCCGATCTTTCCGAAGAGACAGACCTTATGGAAGAAATTCCTGAGAAACCTGACTACAATAAAGACCTAGAGATCGCTTACAAAAAGAGAGCGGATTATCTGAACGCAGTCAGAGAAAAAGAGATCGCTGAACTTATGCTAAAGAATGCAAAAAGTGATCAGTTGCCTGCTCTTACACTTTCTGGATCCGCTTCTTCTCAGGCTCAGACAATTACAAGTCCTGATAAAAATTTTATGGACGCAACTGACGGTGTTCAGTCAGCGCGATACAAAGACTTCAACGGAAAAGTAAGTTTCTCTTATCCATTATTCGATAAGGGAGTTGCTGCAGGAAGAAGAGACTCCGAAATTGGAGTTCGCCAAGCTAGCTTAAAAGAAACTGAAGTTAAGAATGAAGTAAGAGACGATCTGAGAGGAAGGATCGATTCTTTAGAAGCTAGTTATAAAATTTATAAAAACTCCATAGTCACCGAAAAAGAAACCCAAAACTATTATAACGGTGTGGTCCGAAGCTTCCAACAAGGAAGAGCGGATGCAGTCGCAGTTAAGAATGCTTTGGATACTTTGGTGAGAGACCAGCTCAGTCTTACTCAAGCAAAAGTGAATTTCAATATAGATCTAATGAGATACTATATCGCTAAGAATATGCTTTTAGAAAGATTCGACCTAGATGCAGAAAAACTGATTCCGCATTTGGATTAATAGGTTTTGTAGTTCTCATTGAAACGCGGATTTTTCCTTTCTATATTCGGGATCGTATTATTCGGGCTAATCGTTTGGCTTACCATTCGCTTTTGGCCCAAACCTTCCGACACCATTTACGAGTATTATAAAAAGGAAAAATGGGAGAAAGTAATCTCCTTAGTAAAAAAATCCAGCTCCCCTACTCCTGAAGATCTTTTTTACGGTTCCCAATCTCTTCTTAGATTGAATGCGGAACTGATCACTAAAGATGCAGAAGACAGAGCAAAAATTTCAGCAAGACTCCAAAAAGAAAATGGGATAGGTTCAGGCAAATCTCTAGAATCTACAGGAGAATTTCCCGTATTCGAAGATCCTTTTATTCTACAACTTAGACCAGGTGGATACTGGAGACAAAAAGCAATTCTCTCCAGAGCGGAGATCGCGGGAGAATGGGAAGACGATATTCAATTCTTACGCGATCTAAAAGAGCTGATCCGAAGTAACCCAGTCACGTTAGGAATTTCTTCCTATTCTTCCGTGCTTAAAAAAGTTATAAGAAGAGAGACCAAACTTTCAGACGGAGACCAGATCAAACTTTCGGAACTATTAGGTTTTCTCTCGGTAAGAGAAGATTCTACGTTACTCGGTTCTAGATTTAAGAATACCGGAGAGAATACGAATCTCAGAACCGGACCTGGAACGGAAAACCCTGGTAAGACACGTCTAAAAAAAGGACTCTTACTTTATGCGTTAGACAAGGACCCTCGTTCTGAAACAGTCCAAGGAAGAAAAGGAAATTGGGTCCAAGTATATATTCCTGAATTACAAATCTCAGGTTGGATCTTCTCACACTTCTTAGAAGAAGATCCTTATTCTACTGCAAAAGCAGAAGAAACATTTGCGGAATTCTCTCAATCCGAAAAAAGCCAAGCCTGGGACTTTGCATTTTGGACGGAAGATAAAATCCCTCCTGGATTTCATGGAGAATACATTCCTACTGAAAAGTTAGCCTTAGATGGAGATTACGGAATCGTATTACATAGATCTAAAACTGGAAAATACAAAGAGATCTGCAGGATTGTAGAAGAACCTTTTAGATCCTTAGAATTTTTAACAGCAAGTTTAAGCGGAGAAGAATCCGTTCCGATTTTTAAACTATATTCAGGAAGACCCGGCGAGTGGAAGTCCGCTTACCTAATCGACCTTGACAGAGAGAGTATTTCCATCAATAGGAACAAGTATATACTTGGAAATGCGGGTGGAAAGAAGCGATTCCAACTTGGAATTTTTTCAGTAAACGGGACGACTTCAGCGTCTCTATTAGTAGGAGAAAAAACCGTATTACAGGGAATTTCTCCCGAAGAAGAGGGTTCCTCTACTGAAGGAGTTCTATTCAAACTATGCCTGCAACAAGCGGATAAAAAGTCCGATTCGAATGCGGCAGCGTTCCAATTTAAGTTTTTATTTTGATCATAGGATCGAGCGAGGAAAATCAAGTGCCTACTTACGATTATAGATGCAAGGCTTGCGGACAAACTTTTGAACATTTTCAATCCATGAAGGACGACCCGATCACTACTTGTCTTCTCTGCGGTAAAACTGGAGAAGTAGATAGATTAATCTCCAACGTAGGGGGAATCATCTTTAAAGGATCCGGATTCTACGTAACAGATAATAAATCGTCTTCCAAAAGTTCCGAATCCTCCACCGGCTCTTCCGGTTCTTCTTCCAACTAAGTTTTTGGGACGTTTAGGAATATTAGCGGGAGGAGGAAATCTTCCTCAGATAGGCATGAAAGAAGCTCTTGCTGCCGGGGAAGATCCATTCTTTCTTTCCATAGCTGAGTCCGATTTTACTCCAGGAAATTATCCGGACAGAGTGATCCCAATTCGGATCGTAAAGATTGGCGGATTATTAAAAGCATGTAAAACCAATCAGATAGATAGGCTTCTTCTATTAGGAAAAGTTAAAAAAGAGATTATTTTTAAAAGCCTGAACTTCGACTTAAAAGCTCTGGCACTACTCGCAAGAATGGTGAACCGCCACGATTATTCTATCTTCAAAACAGTAGCAGAAGATTTCGAAAAACAAGGCATTCATATTATTTCTCAAAAGACCTATCTAAAATCCTTGTTACTTCCGGAAGGACGTTATACCAAAAGAGCCCTGGACAAGAAGCAGATAGAGGACGTGACCTTCGGAATGGAATACGCCGAGAAGATCGCCCATCTGGATATAGGCCAAGCAGTAGTGGTAGTAGACAAATCCGTTTTGGCGGTAGAAGCTGTAGAAGGAACAGACCAAACAATTCGAAGAGGCGGTAGTTTCGCCAAAAAAAGAAAGGCTGTAGTCTGCAAAAGTTCTAAACCTAGCCAAGACCCTAGATTCGATCTACCTACAGTAGGAATAGAAACCTTAAAAGTAATGAGCGAGAATAACTGCGATACACTCGCCTTTCGAGAAGGAGAGACCATAATTGTAAATCCTTCCGAATTTATTAACCTTGCAGAAAAATTGAAAATCCATATCTTGAGCATCGGCCGTGGCAACGTCTCGAAAATTAACTCTACCCAAAAAAAGCTCCCTAAAGCCTAAGAAGGCCGGAGACAAAATAAGGACGGAAAATCTTTCCGTACCTTCTTCTCCCGTATTTATGATATTAGCCGGAGAACATTCCGGTGATTTACTCGGCGCAGAAGTATTAAAAGAACTTAAAAAACATGATCCGGAACTAACATTTTTCGGGATCGGCGGCCCAAGAATGTTGGAAGAAGGTTTCGACTCCATAGAAAACATGGAAGAACTTTCCGTGATCGGCTTCACTGCAGTCTTATTCAAATACAAATTCCTAAAAGCACTCATGGATCGATTGGTAGAGGAAGCCGTGGCACGTTCTTGTACACATGCAATCCTAGTCGATTATCCAGGTTTCAATCTTAGACTAGCAGCCAGGCTCAAAGAGTTAGGGATTAAAGTGATCTTCTATGTGTCTCCCCAACTATGGGCTTGGAATTTCGGTCGGATCTATCAGATCAAAGAAACGATAGATCTGATGTTGGTATTATTTCCATTCGAGAAAAAGATCTACGACGATTACGGAGTTCGTTCCGTATTTGTTGGACATCCGATCGCCCAAAGGATTAAGGAGAAGATCCGAAAAGAAGCGCAGATCCCAGTTGACGAAAAACAACTGGCTCATTTGCAAACGATCACTCTTATGCCGGGTTCTCGCACGGGAGAGATCCATAGAATGTTGGATACACTACTTAAGTCCGCTGCACTCATTCACCAAGAAGCGGAAGCAGAAAAAAAACATGTGCGCTTTCTCATCCCAAATATCAACTTAAAAGAAGAAGAGTTTATCCAAACTAAAATTAAAGAAACGGAAGAAGCTTATCCCGGCATCAAGATCGAATATTTATTCGATCGTTCTTTAAGATGTATCGAGGCTTCTGATATCGTTCTAGTAACTTCCGGAACTGCTACTTTAGAAGTTGTATATTTCGAAAAACCGATGGTGATCTTATATAAGGTCAGCTTACTTAGTTATTTTATCTCAGCTTTTCTGATCCGCACACCTTTTATCGGACTCGTAAATATTCTTAGCGGAAGGGAAACAGTGAAGGAACTCATCCAAGCAGAATGCACTCCGGAAGAAACTGTAAGAGAGACAATGGCCATCCTGAAAAACAAAAAATACAGGAACCAGATGATAGAAGAGATCCGCTCTGTAAAAGAATCTTTAGGCGAAGAGCATAGTTCTAAAAACGCAAGTAAGGCAATTCTTCAGTTTCTAAAAGAAAAGCCGGTCGCTACTCTTTGACACAACCAGCGCTGTTCTCTTTAATCTTAAATGCAAATGCAGAGATCGGAACTGCAGAATTAGATTCACTGGAAAGTGAATAAGTATTTCCGGTCACAAAGTATTTCACAGAATCAGAATCTATATAAGAGTTCGCTGTTGCACTTACGTTTCCACTCTTCCAATAAACATTTCGTTTGGGAGGGCTACCAGGATTCCAATAATCGAATCCCATTTCGAACTTAGGAGGAACAGGGACAGGAAATTCCCCCTTTCCTTTCCAAATCGTGTTCGAAAGTTTCACTTTGTCTATGGTGACGTACATTCTATCATGAATGTCTAAAAAATTATTTCCGTTAAATCGTATATTACCGTCCGAATCCAAACTTTCCGGGATCAAGTCCCCCCCGCAGAAAGAAAAGCTAGGAACACCCCAGGCCAAATTAACTGTCTCGAAATCTATTCCGAAATAAGGATTATCAGTTCCATAAGTAAAATAAGAATTCAATTTAGCAGTTCCGGAACCTGCGATACTTGCATCCAATCTAGATTGAGATGGCGCAAATTTCAAACCCACATCCAACTTGCCCATACTCGGAAGTCCAAGATCCCATTTTACTTCCTTAGAAGTAAGTTTGAGATTACCGGTAGGATTTTCTAAGAAATATTTATAGATAGGAGTTCTAGTAAAATTAATTTCAGGGATCAGCTTTTCCATTCTAGTATGGATATCTTCTCTGATCCATTGACGAACAGATCTATACAATGGAAAAAAGTTAGAAAGTACGATGGAGTCAGTCTCTAACTCAAGATTATATTCTCCCTGCAAAGGGAAGTAGGAACTCCCATCTCCCTTAATTCCCTTTTTGTATCCGGTTTTACCTTTCAGGCTTGCAGACCAAGGAAGACCAAATTGTTTTCCTTTTAACTTTGCTTCTAAAATTCCCGCTGGGCTCCAGCCAAGATCCGCATCTTTGATTTCCAGATCCAAATATGGATCCTTCCATCTGAAATCTTGGAGGGAGAATTTCGCCTCTGACTTCATCCAGTCTCCATAATTTCCTGTTTCAGCACCTTTCCAATGTAGATCCAGACTTCCACCCAAAGTTTCCAGATCGGAAGAAACAGGCAGAAAATTACGAATATCATCCAAGTCTTGGACAGTCAGGCTCAAATCCCAAGATTTAAGCCCCTTCTCGTTTTTAGATTTTAGAAGAGTAAGTTTATCTTCTCCGGAAAATACCTTATGTTCTTCAGTGAAAACATCACCTTTTTGATCACGGGTCCATTCATGTTCCAGATCTATATCTTTCCATTCCCAAACTTCGCTTTGTAATGGAAGTTCCTGTAAAACGATCCCTTTTACATTAGAAAATTCTGTTTTACCTTGGACCTTCAGATTGGTTCCGTCGGACTCTAAGATTGCGTGCCCTGAAATTTTTCCCTTCTTAGGATAGAATTGGGAGAATTCAGAATACAAACCTCCCGAAGATTCTGCCTTAGCATTCTTAAACAGGATTTCCAGATTCATATTCTTGCTTCCGATATCCGTGCTGAATGTTCCGCTTACATATCTAAATCCAGGAATAGGAAATAAAGAATCAGAAATCTGAACATTGATCTTAGTATCCTCTTTTCTGATATTAAAATCGATTCCTTTCACATTTTCCAAAAGGACTTTGCCACCTTTGTAAACGGTGACAGTAGTATCTTCTAATCTGATCTCAGGAATATTGATCTTATGAATATAGGAAAGAATTTCTCCGGAGATCCTGTCTTCCAAATCAATGCTCAATTGTGCATTACGGACACGGATCGCTTTTACGGAAGGTTGACTCTTCCAAAGACCTCTTAATAATAATTCGATTTTGTTTGCTTTGAAGATCATTCTTTGAGAAGCAAAGTCCTCATCGCTGGAAATTTTTAGATCTTCTATAAATACATGGTTCGGGAATTCGTATTCTACAACTCCCAGGGTCACTGCCCTGTCCAATTCTTCGTTGATAAATCCGCGCGTGAGCTCCTTCACCCCGCGTAAATCCAACACTCTTCTCACGAAGTACCATTCTGCAGTTTCTTTTACAGCAGCTAGTAGAAGGAATATTACAATCAGAGCAATGGAGATCTTTCTAAAGGAAGGTTTTTCTATAATAGATTGTATCCGTTCAAAAGAAGAAGATACGAATCGATACAATTTAGCCGGGACAGCGATCTGGAATGTAACGCTGTCCTTTTTAAAGAATGGATTTTTAGGGAGAGGGAAAGAGAGAGAAATTACCGCTGGAGAACCTGGCTGATTTTTTCCGAGGTTTCCTTCAGCACTAGACTTTCCGGAAATTTCTGTAATCCCTCTTCCAGAACCAACTGACATCTTTTGTATTCCTTAATTCTGTAGAAGCTGACTACTACTGTCTCATAGTAGAATAGATCTTTTTCAAAGTTTTTCTCTCTGGAAGCTCGGCCTAAAATCCCAAGAGCCTGGCCATATTTCTCATCTTCAAAATACGCCTTTGCCCACATTTTTTTGCGGGTAACAGACTCAAAATCGCGATCTACATTGTCCGACTTACGGAAATGAACGATAGCATTATCGTAGTCGTTGATCCCAAGGTAAGCAGAACCTAAATAATGGTCCAAATGTTGAAGATTACGACCATCCTTAGAATTTTGCACTTCTCTCAATACGAGAGAAGCTTCTTTGAAAGATTCGATTTTTAGTAAAAGTTTGGATTTTTGGAGGAGTAGCTCGGAACGTCTTTTGTCTTCAGGGTGTAGATCGCTTAATTGCTGGTCTATTCCCTTGATTTCCGCTCGGACCTGGGTCTCTAAATTGGCGGAAACCGCCCCTTCTTTTTGTGTACTTGCACAGTAGAGGAGGAATTGAGCTCCGATAAACAATATTGTCAGATATTTACTCATTTTCTCATCCGATTTTCAATTTTTCGAGTTCTTGCAGGAAATCACTAGTCTCCTGTTGTCTGGTTTCCTCGTTAGAAAGCCAGTCCAAAGTCTCCGGATCTATCTCACTCAGGAAGCGAGAAGGCTCGGAAGCCAATTGCTCCCCAAATTTGCGGCGATTAGCGGCACCTGTCAAGCATAAATGCCTCTTCGCCCGAGTCATCGCTACATACATCAAACGGCGCTCTTCGTCCACAGATTGGTCTTCGACGGTGGCCCTTCCGGAAGGCAAGATCCCCTCTTCCAGTCCTACGACATAAACAGACTCGAACTCCAAACCCTTAGATTGGTGAATGGTGAGTAACTGTACTCGATTATCTTCCTTCTCATCGGAAGGTTCATCTTCCATTAGCATCGCCAAACGGTTGATAAAGTCGAATAGAGTAGGCTTTTCTCCTGAGTCATTATTTTCTTCGAAGAATGCCAACATATTCACAAGCTCGGACATATTATAGATACGAGCCTTTGCGACCTTCTCCTCTTTCTCTTCCAGCACTATCTCTTTCTCCAGGCCCAGATCCGCAATTAACTCTCGTAATGCGAAGAATAGTCTTGGTGAAGAAGAGAATTTTTTCTTAGCCTTTTCGATCAGATTTACAAAATTATAGATCTCTGAAGAAATTTTACGGTTCAGATCAGGTATAAAATCGGGAGATTCACATACTCTAAATAATGTCTCATAAAGAGATTCCTTATTCTGAGCCGCTTTCTCATGCACAAGAGAAATGGATCCAGCACCGATCCCACGTTTCGGATAATTAATAATCCTTAATAAAGATGCATCGTCCTTTTGGTTTGCAATGAGACGGATATAAGATATCAAGTCTCTGACTTCTTTACGATCGAAGAAGTTATATCCGCCCACTACCTTATAAGGCATTTCCCTAGATCTAAACGCTTCTTCAAAAGGCCTGGATTGGAAATTCGTGCGGAAAAGGATCGCGATCTGGCTTCCCTTTCTCGCTTGTTTTATGATCTCTTCTCGGATACTTTCGGCAACCCATTCCGCTTCGTCTTTCTCATCACTTCTTTCCACATACTTCACTTTAAGTGCACCAGGCACCTTAGAGAAAAGTTCTTTGGATCTTCTGGAAAGATTATGACGAATGAGAGAGTTCGCAGCAGAAACAATGATATCAGTGGATCTATAATTCTCTAAGAGACGGATAACGTTTGCGCCCTTAAAATCGTTTTCGAATCCAAGGATCAAACTTACATCGGAACCTCTGAAAGCGTAGATGGATTGGTCGTCGTCACCCACCACGCATAGATTGTCCGATTCTCCCATGAGTGCTCTTAAAAATTCGTATTGGATCGGGTTTGTATCTTGGAACTCATCCACCATGAAATATTGGAACTTTTTATGGTATTCATCTCTGACTTCTTCGAACTGTCTTAAAAGTTTAGAAGGAAGAAGGATCAAATCGTCAAAGTCGATAGAGTTCTGTTCTTTTAAAGTATCTTGGTATTGCTGAAAAAGAGAGGCGGCCAGAAGATCACCCTCATTCATAGAGGTCCTCATATCCGCTAAATAATCTTCTCCTGAGTTTTTGATCCTGGAAATTTTAGAAAGAACTTCCATGATCTGAGGACGTTTAGGCTCGAGCTTTTGTGCCACAAGCATTCCTGTCACAAGACCTTCTTGGTCCGCTTGGTTCAGAAGAAGGAAAGGTTGTTTGTATTCCAACTTCTCGATATGTTTTTTTAAGATTCCAAGTCCCAAAGAGTGGAATGTAGAAAGAGTAATCCCTTTTAATAAATTTCTGGGAAT from Leptospira hartskeerlii harbors:
- a CDS encoding TolC family protein; this encodes MKLEKGNFWTKTLSGKTISVFLVSSLILLSGFSGVFSQENRSGKVLKLTTEETVKRALDSNFKLQNLRYELAKSDSSYLKAESQYSWRLVADGSFRQTVLPLNQNNVFTGTKTSDDTIKGGIEKTIRATGTYFKLEAGNRRFDSNAFEDKSNPLTSSFAGLALPPLYTGFITATVSQDLLKNSFGYKGRNQEKILDNQKEMAKNQVSLQISEAIVGSLVDFWDYSVKLQSLKTFRRLKENVSNIRNLTVRKQGLGLSEGFEVNQWNALLAQADSQLETAVVQKDEAKRKLARTLKLENDSDLSEETDLMEEIPEKPDYNKDLEIAYKKRADYLNAVREKEIAELMLKNAKSDQLPALTLSGSASSQAQTITSPDKNFMDATDGVQSARYKDFNGKVSFSYPLFDKGVAAGRRDSEIGVRQASLKETEVKNEVRDDLRGRIDSLEASYKIYKNSIVTEKETQNYYNGVVRSFQQGRADAVAVKNALDTLVRDQLSLTQAKVNFNIDLMRYYIAKNMLLERFDLDAEKLIPHLD
- a CDS encoding FmdB family zinc ribbon protein — protein: MPTYDYRCKACGQTFEHFQSMKDDPITTCLLCGKTGEVDRLISNVGGIIFKGSGFYVTDNKSSSKSSESSTGSSGSSSN
- a CDS encoding LpxI family protein, encoding MGRLGILAGGGNLPQIGMKEALAAGEDPFFLSIAESDFTPGNYPDRVIPIRIVKIGGLLKACKTNQIDRLLLLGKVKKEIIFKSLNFDLKALALLARMVNRHDYSIFKTVAEDFEKQGIHIISQKTYLKSLLLPEGRYTKRALDKKQIEDVTFGMEYAEKIAHLDIGQAVVVVDKSVLAVEAVEGTDQTIRRGGSFAKKRKAVVCKSSKPSQDPRFDLPTVGIETLKVMSENNCDTLAFREGETIIVNPSEFINLAEKLKIHILSIGRGNVSKINSTQKKLPKA
- the lpxB gene encoding lipid-A-disaccharide synthase, which produces MATSRKLTLPKKSSLKPKKAGDKIRTENLSVPSSPVFMILAGEHSGDLLGAEVLKELKKHDPELTFFGIGGPRMLEEGFDSIENMEELSVIGFTAVLFKYKFLKALMDRLVEEAVARSCTHAILVDYPGFNLRLAARLKELGIKVIFYVSPQLWAWNFGRIYQIKETIDLMLVLFPFEKKIYDDYGVRSVFVGHPIAQRIKEKIRKEAQIPVDEKQLAHLQTITLMPGSRTGEIHRMLDTLLKSAALIHQEAEAEKKHVRFLIPNINLKEEEFIQTKIKETEEAYPGIKIEYLFDRSLRCIEASDIVLVTSGTATLEVVYFEKPMVILYKVSLLSYFISAFLIRTPFIGLVNILSGRETVKELIQAECTPEETVRETMAILKNKKYRNQMIEEIRSVKESLGEEHSSKNASKAILQFLKEKPVATL
- a CDS encoding LIC_12586 family protein, whose translation is MSVGSGRGITEISGKSSAEGNLGKNQPGSPAVISLSFPLPKNPFFKKDSVTFQIAVPAKLYRFVSSSFERIQSIIEKPSFRKISIALIVIFLLLAAVKETAEWYFVRRVLDLRGVKELTRGFINEELDRAVTLGVVEYEFPNHVFIEDLKISSDEDFASQRMIFKANKIELLLRGLWKSQPSVKAIRVRNAQLSIDLEDRISGEILSYIHKINIPEIRLEDTTVTVYKGGKVLLENVKGIDFNIRKEDTKINVQISDSLFPIPGFRYVSGTFSTDIGSKNMNLEILFKNAKAESSGGLYSEFSQFYPKKGKISGHAILESDGTNLKVQGKTEFSNVKGIVLQELPLQSEVWEWKDIDLEHEWTRDQKGDVFTEEHKVFSGEDKLTLLKSKNEKGLKSWDLSLTVQDLDDIRNFLPVSSDLETLGGSLDLHWKGAETGNYGDWMKSEAKFSLQDFRWKDPYLDLEIKDADLGWSPAGILEAKLKGKQFGLPWSASLKGKTGYKKGIKGDGSSYFPLQGEYNLELETDSIVLSNFFPLYRSVRQWIREDIHTRMEKLIPEINFTRTPIYKYFLENPTGNLKLTSKEVKWDLGLPSMGKLDVGLKFAPSQSRLDASIAGSGTAKLNSYFTYGTDNPYFGIDFETVNLAWGVPSFSFCGGDLIPESLDSDGNIRFNGNNFLDIHDRMYVTIDKVKLSNTIWKGKGEFPVPVPPKFEMGFDYWNPGSPPKRNVYWKSGNVSATANSYIDSDSVKYFVTGNTYSLSSESNSAVPISAFAFKIKENSAGCVKE
- a CDS encoding tetratricopeptide repeat protein; its protein translation is MSKYLTILFIGAQFLLYCASTQKEGAVSANLETQVRAEIKGIDQQLSDLHPEDKRRSELLLQKSKLLLKIESFKEASLVLREVQNSKDGRNLQHLDHYLGSAYLGINDYDNAIVHFRKSDNVDRDFESVTRKKMWAKAYFEDEKYGQALGILGRASREKNFEKDLFYYETVVVSFYRIKEYKRCQLVLEEGLQKFPESLVLKETSEKISQVLQR
- a CDS encoding ATP-dependent helicase translates to MKEDTNQSLDLFSHLEIPEGKPEQDLPLLSFSESISDGKEEGPLVVGTPATSPMEEIQEESYGSSFYDEDDFSEKETSEFVSTSIEVSESSEKIELESVVGTPEQEEVLASTEVNSEIAEVSEEKPSIPKRKREERPKEPRDSAAIFLSLSPEQARAVQTIHGPLLIFAGAGSGKTRVISNRIAHMIQDHYIPAGKIVALSFTNKSAKEMGERVRKLIPRNLLKGITLSTFHSLGLGILKKHIEKLEYKQPFLLLNQADQEGLVTGMLVAQKLEPKRPQIMEVLSKISRIKNSGEDYLADMRTSMNEGDLLAASLFQQYQDTLKEQNSIDFDDLILLPSKLLRQFEEVRDEYHKKFQYFMVDEFQDTNPIQYEFLRALMGESDNLCVVGDDDQSIYAFRGSDVSLILGFENDFKGANVIRLLENYRSTDIIVSAANSLIRHNLSRRSKELFSKVPGALKVKYVERSDEKDEAEWVAESIREEIIKQARKGSQIAILFRTNFQSRPFEEAFRSREMPYKVVGGYNFFDRKEVRDLISYIRLIANQKDDASLLRIINYPKRGIGAGSISLVHEKAAQNKESLYETLFRVCESPDFIPDLNRKISSEIYNFVNLIEKAKKKFSSSPRLFFALRELIADLGLEKEIVLEEKEEKVAKARIYNMSELVNMLAFFEENNDSGEKPTLFDFINRLAMLMEDEPSDEKEDNRVQLLTIHQSKGLEFESVYVVGLEEGILPSGRATVEDQSVDEERRLMYVAMTRAKRHLCLTGAANRRKFGEQLASEPSRFLSEIDPETLDWLSNEETRQQETSDFLQELEKLKIG